A single region of the Nicotiana sylvestris chromosome 6, ASM39365v2, whole genome shotgun sequence genome encodes:
- the LOC138872006 gene encoding uncharacterized protein has protein sequence MGLNESYINVRSNVFMRRPVMSVNEAYAIVTQEESQRTLGVINTNRDPLTILAGKPQGFKPRKPGLICEYCGYNCKIVGYPIDFKSKKKPQFSGHRTYANTASADDAVGSTNEPQGYYLIEEQYKQLVGLLRKPTEGECFTNMTGIISLLFSVAITSWVVDSGATHHITYNKEILNNVKTSGKQGCNSVKFPTGNKARITQTGDGLYSGKVLGIGKESKGLYILREYAKAVGITVCAKTALFVLLLNNEDYSFLLAILRPLSKCEVYVVLKNFISVIRTQFKVNIKILRSDNENTQFTEPSSTPTFGEQNTPASPVIAPEPHPNSPEPYPNSPEPRAPSTTDTNIISIEEDSTPDNAEIPDLLLTQQLDTTNSAPPQPSSPSAVVALRLQKNAGSPIWLKDYITAGNLPGKSKYTISNHVTYDHLSPPYQSYLKAFSVIIEPKTYKEAATD, from the exons ATGGGGTTAAATGAGAGCTACATCAATGTGAGGAGTAATGTATTTATGAGAAGGCCAGTGATGTCTGTGAATGAGGCATATGCCATTGTTACACAGGAGGAAAGTCAAAGGACACTAGGTGTGATTAATACCAACAGAGATCCCTTGACTATATTAGCAGGGAAGCCTCAAGGGTTTAAGCCAAGGAAACCTGGGTTGATCTGTGAATACTGTGGATATAACTGTAAAATAGTTGGATATCCAATCGATTTTAAAAGTAAGAAGAAGCCTCAGTTTAGTGGACACAGAACCTATGCCAACACTGCCAGTGCAGATGATGCAGTTGGGAGCACTAATGAGCCACAAGGATATTATCTTATAGAGGAACAATACAAACAGTTGGTAGGATTGCTGAGAAAACCTACAGAAGGTGAATGTTTTACTAATATGACAGGTATTATATCCTTGTTGTTCAGTGTTGCCATAACCAGTTGGGTAGTAGACTCAGGAGCTACTCATCACATTACTTATAATAAAGAAATACTAAACAATGTTAAAACAAGTGGGAAACAAGGATGTAATAGTGTGAAATTTCCAACTGGTAACAAGGCAAGGATAACACAAACAGGAGAT GGTCTTTACAGTGGTAAGGTCTTGGGAATTGGTAAGGAGTCTAAAGGTCTTTACATATTGAGAGAATATGCAAAGGCAGTAGGAATAACAGTCTGTGCT AAGACTGCACTGTTTGTCCTCTTGCTAAACAATGAAGATTACAGTTTCCTACTAGCAATACTAAGACCACTG TCAAAGTGTGAGGTCTATGTTGTTCTGAAGAATTTCATTTCTGTAATAAGAACTCAATTTAAGGTGAATATCAAGATTCTGAGAAGTGATAATG AAAACACTCAATTCACAGAACCATCTTCTACACCAACTTTTGGTGAGCAAAATACACCAGCATCTCCAGTCATTGCACCTGAACCTCATCCAAACTCACCTgaaccttatccaaattcccctgAACCTCGTGCACCTTCTACAACAGATACCAACATAATCTCTATAGAAGAGGATTCAACTCCAGACAATGCAGAGATTCCTGATCTCTTATTAACTCAACAACTTGATACAACTAATTCAGCACCTCCTCAACCATCTTCTCCATCAGCAGTGGTTGCCTTGAGACTACAAAAGAATGCAGGATCTCCTATTTGGCTCAAAGATTACATCACTGCAGGCAATCTACCAGGAAAGAGCAAATATACTATCTCAAATCATGTTACTTATGATCACTTATCTCCACCATATCAATCCTACTTGAAGGCATTCTCGGTTATTATTGAACCAAAGACCTACAAGGAAGCTGCAACTGATTAG